Proteins encoded within one genomic window of Equus caballus isolate H_3958 breed thoroughbred chromosome 20, TB-T2T, whole genome shotgun sequence:
- the FAM50B gene encoding protein FAM50B: MAQYKGTMREAGRAMHLIKKREKQKEQMAVLKQRIAEETIMKSKVDKKFSAHYDAVEAELKSSTVGLVTLNDMKAKQEALMREREMQLAKREQLEAQRLRLEALREQERRQERKRKISSLSFSLDEGDEGAEGAAAGERPKSAEMSRRKKHLGKNPDVDTSFLPDREREEEENRLREELRREWEAKRERVKREEMEVTFSYWDGSGHRRTAWIHKGGTVQQFLKKALQGLRKDFRELRAAGVEQLMYIKEDLILPHYHTFYDFLVTKARGKSGPLFNFDVHDDVRLLSDATMEKDESHAGKVVLRSWYEKNKHIFPASRWEPYDPEKKWDKYTIR, from the coding sequence ATGGCTCAGTACAAGGGCACCATGCGCGAGGCCGGCCGGGCCATGCACCTGATCAAGAAGCGCGAAAAGCAGAAGGAGCAGATGGCGGTGCTGAAGCAGCGGATCGCCGAGGAGACCATCATGAAGTCGAAGGTGGACAAGAAATTCTCTGCCCATTACGACGCCGTGGAGGCCGAGCTGAAGTCGAGCACGGTGGGTCTGGTGACCCTGAATGACATGAAGGCCAAGCAGGAGGCCCTGATGAGGGAGCGGGAGATGCAGCTGGCCAAGAGGGAGCAGCTGGAGGCGCAGCGGCTGCGGCTGGAGGCGCTGCGCGAGCAGGAGCGCAGGCAGGAGCGCAAGCGCAAGATCTCCAGCCTGTCCTTCTCGCTGGACGAGGGCGACGAGGGCGCCGAGGGCGCGGCGGCTGGGGAGCGGCCCAAGTCGGCGGAGATGAGCAGGAGGAAGAAGCACCTGGGAAAGAACCCCGACGTGGACACGAGCTTCCTGCCCGACCGCGAGCGCGAGGAGGAAGAGAACCGGCTGCGGGAGGAGCTGCGGCGCGAGTGGGAGGCCAAGCGCGAGAGGGTGAAGCGCGAGGAGATGGAGGTGACCTTCAGCTACTGGGACGGCTCGGGGCACCGGCGCACGGCGTGGATCCACAAGGGCGGCACGGTGCAGCAGTTCCTGAAGAAGGCCCTGCAGGGTCTGCGCAAGGACTTCCGCGAGCTGCGCGCGGCCGGCGTGGAGCAGCTCATGTACATCAAGGAGGACCTGATCCTGCCCCACTACCACACCTTCTACGACTTCCTCGTCACCAAGGCCCGGGGCAAGAGCGGGCCGCTCTTCAACTTCGACGTGCACGACGACGTGCGGCTGCTGAGCGACGCCACCATGGAGAAGGACGAGTCGCACGCCGGCAAGGTGGTGCTGCGGAGCTGGTACGAGAAGAACAAGCACATCTTCCCCGCCAGCCGCTGGGAGCCCTACGACCCCGAGAAGAAGTGGGACAAGTACACGATCCGGTGA